One window of the Candidatus Methylomirabilota bacterium genome contains the following:
- a CDS encoding MFS transporter: MARLVTRTLAACLAITSGIHVLVYLLSATLPLHVIALGGSKTQVGLLFAVSAGVSMLLRPVVGGWVDRYGFRPVMLPGAAVLLVTLAALPLAQAPALLIALMAGIGFANGLISTGAGVLAAQVSPAERRGEALGVYYVATALSFSVGPPLGLFLYGSGDMGPCFAAAAVLGLGILVLVWGLAGRPATGVSARRFRWLSPAALPAAATVVLVNVGYSSIYAFLPLHARAAGLDGSLGWFYALFSACIIVGRVGLRGLSDRVGRVRVIVPAVVLIALSYLLLALPPTVFTLALGAVLLGGGVALFYPTLVALLVDRTPAAERGSAIGTLSGSFDLGGMVGSLLVGLTVDRASFTAGFHVAAAGAALGLALFVMLERRAAGRSVLPRPAAGV; this comes from the coding sequence GTGGCGCGGCTCGTCACCCGGACGCTGGCCGCGTGCCTGGCGATCACCTCGGGCATCCACGTGCTCGTCTACCTGTTGAGCGCGACGCTGCCGCTGCACGTGATCGCCCTTGGCGGCAGCAAGACGCAGGTGGGGCTGCTGTTCGCGGTGAGCGCCGGGGTCTCGATGCTGCTGCGCCCGGTGGTCGGCGGCTGGGTCGACCGTTACGGCTTCCGCCCGGTGATGCTGCCTGGCGCCGCCGTCCTGCTGGTCACGCTCGCCGCGCTGCCGCTGGCGCAGGCGCCGGCCCTCCTCATCGCGCTGATGGCGGGTATCGGATTCGCCAACGGGCTGATCTCGACGGGCGCGGGCGTGCTGGCCGCGCAGGTCAGCCCGGCAGAGCGGCGTGGCGAGGCGCTCGGCGTGTACTACGTCGCGACGGCGCTGTCGTTCTCGGTCGGCCCGCCGCTGGGCCTGTTCCTCTACGGGAGCGGCGACATGGGCCCGTGCTTCGCCGCCGCCGCCGTGCTCGGCCTCGGCATCCTCGTGCTGGTCTGGGGGCTCGCCGGGAGGCCGGCGACGGGCGTCTCCGCCCGGCGCTTCCGGTGGCTCAGCCCGGCCGCGCTGCCCGCGGCGGCCACCGTGGTGCTGGTCAACGTCGGCTACAGCTCGATCTACGCGTTCCTCCCCCTGCACGCGCGCGCCGCCGGCCTCGACGGCAGCCTCGGCTGGTTCTACGCGCTCTTCTCGGCGTGCATCATCGTGGGTCGGGTGGGCCTGCGCGGGCTGTCCGATCGGGTCGGGCGCGTCCGGGTGATCGTGCCGGCGGTGGTGCTCATCGCGCTGAGCTACCTGCTGCTGGCGCTGCCGCCGACGGTCTTCACGCTCGCGCTCGGCGCCGTGCTGCTCGGCGGCGGCGTGGCCCTGTTCTACCCGACGCTGGTGGCGCTGCTGGTGGACCGCACGCCGGCGGCGGAGCGCGGGTCGGCCATCGGCACGCTGTCCGGCTCGTTCGACCTCGGCGGCATGGTCGGCTCGCTGCTGGTGGGGCTCACCGTCGATCGGGCCTCGTTCACGGCCGGCTTCCACGTGGCGGCGGCCGGTGCCGCGCTGGGGCTCGCGCTGTTCGTGATGCTGGAGCGTCGCGCGGCGGGGCGCTCCGTTTTACCGCGCCCGGCCGCGGGAGTATGA